From the Leptolyngbya sp. O-77 genome, one window contains:
- the gvpN gene encoding gas vesicle protein GvpN: MTTVLRASPRRFVSTPAVERIATRALRYLQSGFSVHLRGPAGTGKTTLALHLADMIARPIMLLFGDDEFKTSDLIGNQAGYTRKKVVDNFIHSVVKVEDELRQNWVDARLTLACREGFTLVYDEFNRSRPEVNNVLLSALEEKLLVLPPSHSRTEYIRVHPQFRAIFTSNPEEYCGVHATQDALLDRLVTINMPEPDELTQQEIAVQKTGIDRESASIIVQLVRMFRTKTGAETSSGLRSCLILAKICQEHEIIATPENAEFRDICQDVLLSRAGGRSLSEATQILWDTFNEMIRLNTDAARSSVDLRVTEVEPDSQTAIAPQSETQVRLPLNPLPLSPTDAAAAAPADDPAAKPAAKPAAEPAAESESSAVPYEREIFEYLQRHPDVRPSEIETALGITRFQTINALNALRDKGLVTNRGGSGRANTYRVCEGERA, from the coding sequence GTGACTACCGTTCTTCGCGCCAGCCCCCGCCGATTTGTCAGCACGCCTGCTGTCGAACGGATTGCCACTCGCGCCCTGCGCTATTTACAATCGGGCTTTTCTGTCCATCTGCGCGGCCCGGCGGGCACGGGCAAGACGACCCTGGCGCTACACTTGGCAGACATGATTGCGCGGCCGATCATGCTGCTGTTTGGCGATGATGAGTTCAAGACCTCTGACCTGATCGGCAATCAGGCGGGCTATACCCGCAAAAAAGTTGTAGACAACTTCATCCACAGCGTAGTGAAGGTAGAAGACGAACTGCGGCAGAACTGGGTGGATGCCCGCCTGACGCTGGCCTGCCGCGAAGGGTTCACGCTGGTCTATGACGAGTTCAACCGATCGCGCCCAGAGGTGAACAACGTACTGCTGTCGGCGCTGGAGGAAAAGCTGCTGGTGCTGCCGCCCAGCCACAGCCGCACGGAGTATATCCGTGTGCATCCCCAGTTTCGCGCTATTTTCACCTCAAACCCAGAGGAGTATTGCGGCGTTCATGCAACGCAAGACGCACTGCTCGATCGCCTGGTGACGATTAACATGCCGGAACCGGATGAGCTGACGCAGCAGGAAATCGCAGTGCAAAAAACGGGCATCGACCGCGAGAGCGCCAGCATTATTGTGCAACTGGTGCGGATGTTTCGCACCAAGACGGGTGCAGAAACCTCGTCGGGACTGCGGTCTTGCCTAATCCTGGCGAAGATCTGCCAGGAGCATGAGATCATCGCCACACCGGAAAACGCGGAATTCCGCGATATTTGCCAAGACGTGCTGCTGTCTCGCGCAGGGGGGCGATCGCTCTCCGAAGCCACCCAAATTTTGTGGGACACCTTCAATGAGATGATTCGGCTGAATACAGATGCCGCCCGCTCTTCTGTGGATCTCCGCGTTACCGAAGTAGAGCCAGACTCGCAAACGGCGATCGCCCCCCAGTCCGAAACCCAAGTCCGCCTGCCGCTCAACCCCCTCCCCCTCTCTCCCACTGACGCTGCGGCAGCCGCACCCGCAGACGACCCCGCAGCCAAACCCGCAGCCAAACCCGCAGCCGAACCCGCAGCGGAGTCTGAATCCTCTGCTGTCCCCTACGAACGCGAGATCTTCGAGTATCTTCAGCGCCATCCCGATGTGCGCCCCTCAGAAATCGAAACTGCCCTCGGCATCACGCGATTCCAGACGATCAACGCCCTCAACGCTCTGCGAGACAAGGGGTTGGTCACTAATCGAGGCGGATCTGGTCGAGCCAATACTTATCGCGTCTGCGAGGGAGAACGCGCTTAA
- the msrP gene encoding protein-methionine-sulfoxide reductase catalytic subunit MsrP has protein sequence MAFLHVPPAWRLSENAVTSEAVFLNRRRFLKTMIGGGIAMATLPLAGCQTAQAPIAEELTGTKVLRAIANPTFQDAGRPLTGEVLAATYNNFYEFGSSKNIWQAAQALPTDNWTLEVTGLVNNPKTYDQDDLLTRFPLEERIYRFRCVEAWAMVVPWLGFPMNALLQDVDPKSSAKFVRFTSYFDPAITKGPSFPPARFLPFPYTEGLRIEEMANDLAFFAVGIYGHTLPKQHGAPIRMVVPWKYGFKGAKSLVKIEFLDTQPATYWNTLSPNEYKFEANVEPDVPHPRWSQAKERLIGPGNQYSWEEVPTLPYNGYGEFVASLYT, from the coding sequence ATGGCGTTCCTGCATGTGCCTCCCGCATGGCGGCTTTCCGAAAATGCTGTGACCTCCGAAGCGGTATTTCTAAACCGGAGACGGTTTCTAAAAACGATGATTGGCGGCGGCATTGCAATGGCCACGCTGCCGCTGGCAGGTTGTCAAACGGCTCAAGCGCCCATCGCTGAGGAATTGACGGGCACAAAGGTGCTAAGGGCGATCGCCAATCCCACCTTTCAAGATGCTGGCCGTCCCCTCACGGGTGAAGTGCTAGCCGCCACCTACAACAACTTTTACGAGTTCGGCAGCTCCAAAAACATCTGGCAAGCCGCCCAAGCACTGCCCACCGACAACTGGACGTTAGAGGTCACTGGACTCGTCAACAACCCCAAAACTTATGACCAAGACGACCTGCTCACCCGCTTTCCCCTGGAAGAACGAATCTACCGCTTCCGCTGCGTCGAAGCCTGGGCGATGGTCGTGCCGTGGCTTGGTTTTCCCATGAACGCCCTGCTGCAAGACGTAGACCCCAAATCTTCGGCAAAATTCGTCCGCTTCACGTCCTACTTTGACCCCGCTATTACCAAAGGGCCCAGCTTCCCGCCTGCCCGCTTCCTGCCCTTCCCCTACACCGAGGGCCTGCGGATCGAGGAAATGGCCAACGACCTCGCCTTCTTTGCCGTCGGCATCTACGGACACACGCTACCCAAGCAACACGGCGCACCGATCCGCATGGTCGTCCCGTGGAAATATGGCTTCAAGGGCGCAAAATCCCTCGTCAAAATCGAGTTTCTGGACACACAGCCCGCGACTTACTGGAACACCCTCAGCCCCAATGAATACAAGTTTGAGGCAAATGTAGAGCCAGACGTGCCCCATCCCCGCTGGTCGCAGGCCAAAGAGCGGCTGATCGGGCCTGGCAATCAGTATTCCTGGGAAGAAGTGCCGACGCTACCCTACAACGGCTACGGCGAGTTTGTGGCTAGCCTTTACACCTGA
- a CDS encoding magnesium chelatase subunit H — MFTHVKPTVRHIVPDNLNGRALIKVVYVVLEPQYQSALSAAVRSINESNPDVAIEISGYLLEELRSTENYEALQKDVSEANIFIGSLIFIEELAEKVVAAVQPVRDRLDAAIVFPSMPQVMRLNKLGSFSMAQLGQSKSVIGEFMKKRRQKQGAGFEDAMLKLLNTLPKVLKYLPMDKAQDARNFMLSFQYWLGGSSENLENFLLMLIDRYCDVQALKSATLQYRDPVTYPDMGIWHPLAPQMFEDLKEYLNWHSSRRDIGADMKDPLAPTVGLVLQRTHLVTGDDAHYVAMVQELESMGARVISVFAGGLDFSKPVDSYFYDPLTKQPMVDVVVSLTGFALVGGPARQDHPKAIESLKRLNRPYMVALPLVFQTTEEWQDSDLGLHPIQVALQIAIPELDGAIEPIIVSGRDGATGKAIALQDRVEAIAQRAMKWANLRRKPRLQKRVAITVFSFPPDKGNVGTAAYLDVFGSIYEVMKALKTNGYEVEDLPESAEALMQAVIHDAQAQYASPELNIAYRMSVQEYEQLTPYSTRLEASWGPPPGHLNTDGQNLLVFGKSFGNVFIGVQPTFGYEGDPMRLLFSRSASPHHGFAAYYTYLEKIWKADAVLHFGTHGSLEFMPGKQMGMSSECYPDSLIGTIPNLYYYAANNPSEATIAKRRGYAETISYLTPPAENAGLYKGLKELSELIASYQTLKDSGRGASIVNAVVEKCRQVNLDKDIVLPDGDAGDLSAEDRDTLIGKVYIKLMEIESRLLPCGLHVIGKPPTAEEAIATLVNIAGLDRPEDGIKSLQRIIAESIGRDMDEVYKGSDRGVLTDVQLLYDITQAVRKAVAAMVQEQIDADGRVSLVTKLNFFNLGKKEPWIEALAEAGYPKVNAEDIKPLFEYLEFCLKQIVADNELGALLQALEGEYVLPGPGGDPIRNPDVLPTGKNIHALDPQSIPTLAAVQSAQIVVDRLLARQKADTGAYPETIAFVLWGTDNIKTYGESLAQVMLLVGVRPVPDALGRVNKLELIPLEELGRPRIDVVVNCSGVFRDLFINQMNLLDRAIKMAAEADEPIEMNYVRKHAIEQAKELGVELRQAATRVFSNASGSYSSNVNLAVENSTWESEAELQDMYLSRKGFSFNSDNPGVMDDSRQIFETALKTVDVTFQNLDSSEISLTDVSHYFDSDPTKVVSRLRKDGKQPAAYIADTTTANAQVRTLSETVRLDARTKLLNPKWYEGMLSHGYEGVRELSKRLVNTMGWSATAGAVDNWVYEDVNTTFIEDEEMQKRLLNLNPNSFRKIVSTLLEVNGRGYWETSEENLERLRQLYQEVEDRIEGIE, encoded by the coding sequence ATGTTCACTCACGTCAAGCCCACAGTCAGACACATCGTTCCCGACAACCTCAACGGGCGTGCGCTGATCAAGGTGGTCTATGTCGTGCTAGAGCCGCAATATCAAAGCGCCCTGTCTGCGGCGGTGCGTTCGATTAATGAGAGCAATCCCGACGTGGCAATCGAGATTAGCGGCTACTTGCTAGAAGAGTTACGTAGCACTGAGAACTACGAAGCCCTGCAAAAAGACGTTTCAGAAGCGAATATCTTTATCGGCTCGCTGATCTTCATCGAAGAGCTAGCGGAGAAAGTGGTGGCGGCGGTGCAGCCTGTGCGCGATCGCCTCGATGCTGCGATTGTGTTTCCCTCCATGCCCCAGGTGATGCGGCTGAACAAGCTGGGCAGCTTCTCGATGGCGCAACTGGGGCAGTCCAAAAGCGTCATTGGCGAATTCATGAAAAAGCGTCGCCAGAAGCAGGGCGCAGGCTTTGAAGACGCGATGCTGAAGTTGCTCAACACCCTGCCCAAGGTGCTGAAGTATCTGCCGATGGACAAGGCGCAGGATGCCCGGAACTTTATGCTCAGCTTCCAGTATTGGCTGGGCGGCTCGTCCGAAAACCTGGAAAACTTTCTGCTGATGCTGATCGACCGCTATTGTGACGTGCAGGCGCTAAAGTCTGCCACGCTGCAATATCGCGATCCGGTCACCTATCCCGATATGGGCATCTGGCACCCGCTCGCGCCCCAGATGTTTGAGGATTTGAAAGAATACCTCAACTGGCATAGCTCTCGACGAGACATTGGCGCAGATATGAAAGATCCCCTCGCGCCGACGGTGGGGCTGGTGCTGCAACGGACGCACCTAGTGACAGGCGATGACGCGCACTATGTGGCAATGGTGCAGGAACTTGAAAGCATGGGCGCACGAGTGATTTCCGTGTTCGCAGGCGGACTGGATTTCTCGAAGCCGGTCGATAGCTACTTCTACGACCCGCTGACGAAGCAGCCGATGGTGGACGTGGTGGTATCGCTGACGGGCTTTGCGCTGGTGGGCGGCCCGGCGCGGCAGGATCATCCCAAGGCGATCGAGTCGCTGAAGCGGCTGAATCGTCCCTATATGGTGGCGCTGCCGCTGGTGTTCCAAACGACCGAAGAATGGCAGGATAGCGACTTGGGTCTGCACCCGATTCAGGTGGCGCTGCAAATTGCGATTCCTGAACTGGATGGCGCGATCGAGCCGATTATTGTGTCGGGTCGCGATGGCGCAACGGGCAAGGCGATCGCCCTGCAAGACCGGGTAGAGGCGATCGCCCAGCGGGCTATGAAGTGGGCAAATCTCCGCCGCAAGCCCCGTCTGCAAAAGCGGGTCGCCATCACCGTCTTCAGTTTCCCGCCGGATAAGGGCAATGTGGGTACGGCAGCTTATCTGGATGTATTCGGCTCCATTTACGAAGTGATGAAGGCGCTGAAGACCAATGGCTATGAGGTCGAAGACCTGCCAGAGTCGGCCGAAGCGCTGATGCAGGCAGTGATTCACGATGCCCAGGCGCAGTATGCCAGCCCCGAACTGAACATTGCCTACCGCATGTCGGTTCAGGAATACGAGCAGCTCACGCCCTATTCCACCCGCCTAGAAGCAAGCTGGGGCCCGCCGCCCGGCCACCTAAACACCGACGGTCAAAACCTGCTGGTGTTTGGCAAGTCCTTTGGCAATGTGTTTATCGGCGTGCAGCCCACCTTTGGCTATGAGGGCGACCCCATGCGGCTGCTGTTCTCGCGTTCCGCCAGCCCGCACCACGGCTTTGCCGCCTACTACACCTACCTAGAAAAAATCTGGAAGGCGGACGCGGTGCTGCACTTTGGCACCCACGGATCGCTGGAATTTATGCCAGGTAAGCAGATGGGCATGTCTAGCGAGTGCTATCCCGATAGCCTGATTGGCACGATTCCCAACCTCTACTACTACGCGGCGAATAATCCGTCGGAGGCAACAATCGCCAAGCGGCGCGGCTATGCTGAAACCATCAGCTACCTGACTCCGCCAGCGGAAAATGCGGGGCTATATAAAGGACTGAAGGAACTCAGCGAACTGATCGCGTCTTACCAAACCTTAAAGGATTCGGGACGCGGCGCATCCATCGTCAACGCAGTGGTGGAAAAGTGCCGCCAAGTCAATTTAGATAAGGACATCGTGTTGCCAGATGGCGACGCGGGCGACCTGTCGGCAGAAGACCGCGACACGCTGATTGGCAAGGTCTACATCAAACTGATGGAGATTGAGTCGCGCCTGCTGCCCTGCGGTCTGCACGTCATCGGCAAGCCCCCGACGGCGGAGGAGGCGATCGCCACCCTAGTCAACATTGCCGGACTCGATCGCCCCGAAGACGGCATCAAGAGCCTCCAGCGGATCATTGCCGAAAGCATCGGCCGCGACATGGATGAGGTCTACAAAGGGAGCGATCGCGGTGTCCTCACCGACGTGCAGTTGCTCTACGACATCACCCAGGCAGTTCGCAAAGCCGTCGCCGCAATGGTGCAAGAGCAGATCGACGCAGACGGGCGCGTGTCGCTGGTCACCAAGCTCAACTTCTTCAACCTGGGTAAAAAAGAACCGTGGATCGAAGCGCTGGCAGAAGCGGGCTATCCCAAGGTCAACGCCGAGGATATCAAGCCGCTGTTTGAATATCTGGAGTTCTGCCTGAAACAGATTGTGGCAGACAACGAACTGGGCGCCCTGCTGCAAGCGCTGGAAGGTGAGTATGTCTTGCCTGGCCCCGGCGGCGACCCGATTCGCAATCCCGATGTGCTGCCCACGGGCAAGAACATTCACGCCCTCGATCCACAGTCAATTCCCACGCTGGCAGCAGTGCAGTCGGCCCAGATCGTGGTCGATCGCCTGCTGGCTCGCCAAAAGGCAGATACCGGAGCCTATCCCGAAACCATTGCCTTTGTCCTCTGGGGCACGGACAACATCAAAACCTACGGCGAATCCCTGGCGCAAGTCATGCTACTGGTGGGGGTGCGCCCGGTTCCCGATGCGCTGGGCCGCGTCAATAAGCTAGAGCTAATCCCGCTGGAAGAACTGGGTCGCCCCCGCATTGATGTGGTGGTGAACTGCTCTGGCGTGTTCCGCGATTTGTTCATTAACCAGATGAATCTGCTGGATCGCGCGATTAAAATGGCGGCCGAAGCGGATGAACCCATCGAGATGAACTACGTTCGCAAACATGCGATCGAGCAGGCGAAGGAGTTGGGTGTAGAGTTGCGTCAGGCTGCAACTCGCGTGTTCTCCAACGCATCCGGTTCCTATTCCTCCAACGTGAACCTCGCAGTGGAAAATAGCACCTGGGAAAGCGAGGCCGAGCTTCAGGATATGTACCTGTCGCGCAAGGGCTTCTCGTTCAATTCCGACAATCCGGGCGTAATGGACGATTCGCGTCAGATTTTTGAAACCGCGCTGAAGACGGTGGATGTCACATTCCAAAATCTGGATTCCTCGGAAATCTCGCTGACGGACGTGTCCCACTACTTCGACTCTGACCCGACGAAGGTGGTGTCTCGCCTGCGGAAAGACGGCAAGCAGCCCGCCGCCTATATTGCCGACACGACTACGGCCAACGCTCAGGTGCGAACCCTGTCGGAAACCGTCCGGCTGGATGCCCGCACCAAGCTGCTGAATCCTAAGTGGTATGAGGGAATGCTGTCCCACGGCTATGAGGGCGTGAGGGAACTGTCGAAGCGACTGGTGAACACGATGGGCTGGTCGGCAACGGCGGGCGCGGTGGATAACTGGGTCTACGAAGACGTGAACACCACGTTTATCGAAGACGAGGAAATGCAGAAGCGCCTGCTAAATCTGAACCCCAACTCCTTCCGCAAGATTGTCAGCACGCTGCTGGAGGTCAACGGTCGCGGCTATTGGGAAACGAGTGAGGAAAACCTGGAGCGCCTGCGCCAGCTTTACCAGGAAGTAGAAGACCGCATCGAAGGGATTGAGTAG
- a CDS encoding gas vesicle protein translates to MPYSTAQPTRTVPTVTQGSTLADVLERVLDKGIVIAGDISVSVGSTELLSIRIRLLISSVDKAKEIGINWWESDPFLSSQSQKLLETNQQLEARIASLETELRSLRPASV, encoded by the coding sequence ATGCCGTATTCAACTGCTCAACCAACCCGTACTGTTCCCACCGTCACCCAAGGTTCGACGCTGGCAGATGTGCTGGAGCGCGTGCTGGATAAAGGAATCGTGATTGCAGGTGACATTTCAGTTTCCGTAGGTTCTACGGAACTGCTTAGCATTCGCATTCGCCTGCTGATTTCCTCAGTGGACAAAGCAAAGGAAATTGGCATCAACTGGTGGGAGAGCGATCCGTTCCTCAGCAGCCAGTCGCAGAAATTGTTGGAAACCAACCAGCAGCTCGAAGCCCGGATTGCCAGCCTAGAGACTGAACTGCGATCGCTCCGCCCTGCCAGTGTTTGA